A segment of the Coffea arabica cultivar ET-39 chromosome 8c, Coffea Arabica ET-39 HiFi, whole genome shotgun sequence genome:
GTCATTCTATCTTATCCAATCCGTGAACCAAATGGACCTAAAAGTTTCTACAACTTCCATGACCCATAGAATAatgaaaaacaatgaaaaaaaataatgagaGAAAGATAAAAGTCCATtatcaagaaaaaggaaaggacataaaaaataaatgaagccTTATTGGACTTATGATGGATGTATACAAATCAAAAGTAAAATTGAAAGATAAACCAAATTATTCGATACAAAAAATTAAGTTCAAATCGGAAAGAGTTCGTTTGAATTTGGTTCGCTCgctaatcaaattaaatttaaatagcAATTTGTATTCGATAAACTTTTAAAAAGATGAATCAAATTATTTGATATTAAAGATCGAGTTCAGATCGGCAAGAGCTTGTCCAAATTTAGTTCGCTAgctaatcaaattaaatttgaatagcAATTTGTATTTGATAAACTTTCAAGTTCAACTCCAGTTCGATTTGATTAGCATATAAGTGAAATTTATATGTAAAAGATTCAAACTACTCAAATTCGACTCAATAAAAACATGTTCAAGCTAAAAcaaacaaatcaaatttgaataaaatttcaaatttattaatataatcAAATAAGTTTAAACACTAGggtgttttatttgtttaaacTTGTTTATACCTCTGCCCAAAAGTAGATCAATTTAGGCTTATCCCATATTTCTCGGATATAAGCCGACATGTGCAGCCTTTATATGAAGCCTAAGCGGCTCCCACCCATCAGCCCAATTTGTCGCTACCAATTCCGCCTATCAACCGCATCTCTATTATTCCACATTATCGCTTAGAGGTTAGAGCCTCCACAACACCCTGGTTGGTAGGACAACAAATTCTCATCCATTTCTTATTCTAAATTTCTTTGACTAGTTAGTGGCCAAACTTATTTAACTAGTGGCTAAACTTAATTAAATGATACATGAAGTTATTTTGGGTAATAATTCCCATTATTCAATTATTTCTTGATGGCGTGCATTTATATCACTTTCTTCCACTGCAAAGACTTTTTCTGTGGTTGGGCATctttttttaagtttcttttgtgttttcaaAAGTGTTTCTGGTCAACTCTGTCGGTGTTAGCACCCACAAAATTTGAGAATCTTTTGGTTTAAACGGATACTTCCACTTTCACGAAAAGTAAAGAGATCTTTTGAAGATTTGGTAAAGATacttaaaaaaatttaaggTTTGTTAAGTATTTGATGGAAAGTGCAGAACGTGAGAGTATTAATTTTCCAAATATTTGACCGTCCTCGTGGCTATATTTTATGCATGTACGTGAACTACATTAGTGATTTCTATACATTTTATTTGAGAGATTTTCTAGTAGGTAAGCAACGGAATATATTTTTGTAAGATATAGGAAAGTACAATGGAAGATGGTTGAATTGGATGATAACGAGAGAGGATTTACAAACAGGAGATTCTGTTGTAGATTACCTCCCagggaagcaaaaaaaaaaaaaaaaaaaaaaagtacaataaAGAGAAGATGTGGATCAGGGCCACCCCAGTTGCTTCTTTTGTTAGTATACTGTTGGTCCAAGGTCCAGCTTCTGTTTTGAAAACCATGAGAGCTTTTTGTGTGCCAAGACAAGGTAAATATTTATATAGTCTGCTTCTCATGTTATATCTATCGTTTTCTAagtaattttttcttgaaaagtaTTTTTTTCTATTAAGTCAACCAATGGGAAAAAATGTTCGATCTTAAGGTTCAAATCAAATGGTTGTTTCCATGACCTTTACTTTTCCCTTGTTCATCTACTTGATGTTTTTGATCGGATTCTTATTCAATTTTAAGTCTTTAGTTCTAAAATACATGGTTTATTAAGTACAAGTTGTGAAAGGCTTTTCACCTTTGATTGGTAAACTTAACTCCAAATGATTAGTTCtaattttatgttttctttttctgtcaAGAAAATAgacccaatcaattaattgAGAGGTTCTTGGGATCCAATTACTTTAAATATTTTGGATTAGCCTTTTTGTTCCTCCCTCTTTTTCCGTacctttttttatataaaaaaaaaaattagttctcAATGTGGTCATGTACTCATGATGCCTTTGATGAGTAGTTATCAGACACCTGATTAAGATTTGGCAAGTGCTCTCTGGCCTCCATGATCGCCAAAAGTAAAAGTACACATTTAGCTCATTTTAATTATAAGcggaaccaaaaaattttcttccgTGGGAATGAATTCTAGTTCAACTAAAAATTAAGTACAcaacttgaaatatttttaattttttatgggagtaaaagtttaaatttacatagaaaatttttaaaactttcaactttttaagagagaaaaactaattttcaaaatttggggGGGCCGAGTTCTGCGCATGATTTCAACCTTTAGCTAATACGTAAGTTCATATTAACTTGCAACATTCTAACTCATTAAGCTTGGACGCAGATATATTGACGCCTCAAAATTGACCCCAACATAAAGCTgattttttaagttattttttctttttagctgaattttaaattaattacaGCCTTCATTCACTAATACAATAGGGTGATTTCTGTTCACTAATACAGCCTTCATATTTGACGAAGTTAAAGAATTCCTTGTGCCAATCACGTCCCCACATTCCATCATCATTTGGAGCCTTTTTAGTTCATGGTAGGTAAGAAAGTGACAAGGAACATATCTGTTCATATATTTAGTTTTACTGGATAATTTATGACTAAGATTTAGACACAAATATTTACTATAGAAGAAGCTATTTTGGGGAGTAAATAATTCTAGCTACTACTCATAAAATTTCATGATTGAATGCATTTGCATCCTTTGCTTCCACTTGGAACGATTTTGTAGCTAACAATGTCTGAAAATAGTTGGCACTctcaattggaaaaaaaaaaaaaaaaaaccccatcaTGTTGCCTTTCGAAGAGACTACCATGGTGTTTGGTCTTTCATTTTACATTATGTATATTTGCTTTAACCATTGCAAAATAAATGTAtgttaaattttaatattagATTTTATGTGAAATATCCGAGTTTTAATTTAGTTGGTTTTTTTCAATAAACTTTGTACTATTTTGTGGAGTAAATATCTCTAACTATTAAAGCACTTCATGATTGTATGCATTTACATCCTTTGCTTCCACTTGAAACATTTTTTCTATCTAATAATGTATgaaatttgttaaaaagaaaaagcatgaAATTTGTTTAGACCCTCAAATGAAAAGAGACTACCATGGTGTCTATTGTTTtggctttttcttcctttttttttatttttaagaggATCAACAGTAATTCTCCACTTGTTTTTTGATGTTTTAACTATATTATTTTACATTTCTCTTTGTGTTTTTCTTGgccaagaaaataaagaaaatgacgTGCGAATCTGTGCCGAATACGCAACTCtgcaagaaatttcaaaacaaaaagaTCAATTATTTTAGACTGCGTCAGATGACAAGAGAATATATTAATCATCCCACTATTGAATTGATCTCGTGGCTATACTTTAGTAAGCCATGTGAACTACATTAATTGTTTCTCCAGTCCAGGATAAAATTATTCTAACTTTCGTGAAGGACAATAAATAGGTGAAGAAAGGTCCAAGGCCGCCCCAGTTGTCATAGTTTCAGTACATTTTACAATTGCTAAAGTTTTTTCCTGTTCGGTTGTTACAAAACAATCTCAAACCTCAAAAGGAAAAGAGCTACTATTGTTCAATATGGATCCTTCATATGCAACAGGAGCATCCAAAATGCTGAAGGTTATCAAGTGGTTTATCAATCTCTGCAATTCTGAATCAAGTTTTCAGCAAattatttcttgcttttcctGATGCTTTGATGCATCTATTTACAGGATAGGAAACGCCAGCGGGAAGAGAAACGGTATAATCGGCAGCTCAGAGCTTTGTCAAACCTGCTACCAGGCTCAAAAGCTGAGGTACCACCAATTAATTATTCAACCAGATtacagtttttctttttctttgcttttcttgAGAACCCTTTTATCCTTTACCCCTCAATTCAAATCTGGCATTTTcaatgaaggaaagaaaatgggattagaaaaattaattttctttttaagttcaatTCCTCTGTTTGTGCAGTTGGATGAGGTATTAGTTGTTGAGAATGCAACTAAGTACATAAAGCACCTTGAAGAACGTGTGGATAGTCTGGAAAGACGGTTGGATAGTACTACTGGCGAAGAAGATGAGCAATCATCAGTTGTATTATCTGAGGATACAAAGTCAGACAGCGATTCTGATTCCTCTCTACCTCAAATTCTTGTGTACATTTCTCTAAGAGATGTGATCATCTCCATTCAATGCAAAAACCACAAGAATATCATCTGGGAGACGATTTCAGAAGTTGAAAAGCAGCAGCTCTCAGTAATCAGTTTCAATACGATGAGTTTTGGTCGTGCTGAGTTGGTTATAAATATTCTTGCTAAGGTACGCACCTCGTTTTGTTGTATCTGTTGCAtgtttgtatatatttttttgttattagtGCAGATTTTAAGGaacgaaattatttttttcaatgaaaaagaTAATATAGTTTATTTTAACCACACCCGTTCGAGGCTTAATCTTCTTGTGATCTCTTTTGTTCTAATGACTAAAAACCTCTTATTGACTTTTAATTGGATTGAGCACCTCAAAAATGGCTAAAACTTTTGTCGAATATATCTTATTGTTATCAAGAGCTATATTCGGGAAGACAATAGAATGATAACTTGAATTTTTATTTCAGATTAAGGAAGGAGCCTTGATCAATGCAAATGATCTTCGCAATGATATGCGCTTGATGATATTAAAGCTAACGAAAGATTAATAAGTCTATTTCCACCTGCAATATGTGTTTTTAGAGGTTAGTAAGTTTGACATTTTGGTTCGTTTATTACATGTTAATACTGTTTACATGTGCTTATTTGAAAATTAACTACTATTCATTTTTGATGAGCACTCAAATCCACCATTTTGTTGATAAGGAATGATTTTCTGAGAGGAAATTCTGTAGATGAACCTTAATCCAAATTTACATGCCCAAAAACCTTTAGCAGTAAGCCTTCTACTATTATCCAAATAAACTTTATTATTCTCAATAGAGCGATATTAACTTATCGACTAATCTCCCTTCCTACCCCACTTCTTAAATcccattatttttttattaagaaaaaaataaatacaaatgtAGGTTATCGACTTCAACCAGCTTAAATTACTAGCGTGGTTAAAAGTCATTGGTGAGCCTTTGGACAATAGTCCAGGTGTTTCCCCTCCCACCTTTCTCAATCCCACATCAATTGTGAGTGGTGTGTGTGTACTACTTAAGATTCTCAATGTGGCCTGAAAGTCAGCATGTCTTTTGAGTTGGGCCGTGGATTCCCTTTAGATAGTGTGTGCGTGTATTGTTTGCGGTTGCTGTGGGACTTCATccagctaaaaaaaaaaaaaaagaaaccaaaattAACCTCTTCTAGTCCTCCTTTTAGACTCTGCAAGTTTTGGGCCTGCCCAAACCTCGTCATCCAAGCCCATTCATTCAGAAATTTGGCTGAAGCCTCAAGGCATTCAAGTGGCCCACCAAACATTGCCGTGAACAATTGATTAGCAATATAAATTATATCCATAGTGAGATGATTGATTGGAATTTTCCAAAATAATCCTCTAACTAGACTACGGCTCTATTTGATAACCCGATTAAGTACtttaatt
Coding sequences within it:
- the LOC113706597 gene encoding transcription factor NAI1-like isoform X1 → MDPSYATGASKMLKDRKRQREEKRYNRQLRALSNLLPGSKAELDEVLVVENATKYIKHLEERVDSLERRLDSTTGEEDEQSSVVLSEDTKSDSDSDSSLPQILVYISLRDVIISIQCKNHKNIIWETISEVEKQQLSVISFNTMSFGRAELVINILAKIKEGALINANDLRNDMRLMILKLTKD
- the LOC113706597 gene encoding transcription factor NAI1-like isoform X2, with product MDPSYATGASKMLKDRKRQREEKRYNRQLRALSNLLPGSKAELDEVLVVENATKYIKHLEERVDSLERRLDSTTGEEDEQSSVVLSEDTKSDSDSDSSLPQILVYISLRDVIISIQCKNHKNIIWETISEVEKQQLSVISFNTMSFGRAELVINILAKDKETKRKIGSGFSEMAILDIPWSSEY